Proteins from one Neodiprion fabricii isolate iyNeoFabr1 chromosome 5, iyNeoFabr1.1, whole genome shotgun sequence genomic window:
- the LOC124182474 gene encoding tyrosine-protein kinase hopscotch isoform X1, whose protein sequence is MEEKNVVSVNLATDAKGVIIPCTVEWTAEDLCIKVCKQIGIGPVARHLFALRNRSTKLWCASGQKLEIKDKLKLDFRLRFKPSSIQRLKQIDIKAYDYYFLQARTDVLDNKVSEIVYEKHKRELIGLGVCDMYRVMLEKDIPREIVESDYKKYIPKECLKRHSFFVKKPIHNALVRLSGHDAAYVKDQYLNQLECMAPDYLLEEYKALMDRGIPNPPQKVLLRINSKEVKYTDMENNIEDTLCAIEDLCFISIRHDGTVEISRKNGIPTYLKFGTNALLLSFVSGLDGYYRLAIKWTFNLCRDLITPSLQKLHKMKCHGPVGGEFSYAKLEEKRSNRPGTFVLRESETKYNVFYLDVCGKDSKPRTRKIEQLGPDEFILSDSVQRYTSLAQLVAAHQDPENQLYLRECLPPSEYDKSPLLICASESGVSDVVADEELVTELLKDGPRCIPPQELQVYKAQPFRKHYELTSESKTPAITSYRAMWRIAKGKKLGVAIKILEEEESGMTREFFQLAGKWGQLRSTAIARLYGLMLAPAVGMVLELVRYGPLDVYLQTHASTQTIKTVDMVEAAACLATALWHLEENGVVHGNIRCRKLLVHTHNANSLVVKLADPGLFSYTQADVHWLPPECYGNAELAKRSSQADVWALATTFWQIFSRGAPIPPHKDIDSVKRYYSSGKRLPMPSGCPAEVYKLMLECWGEGGGSRKQPQAVMRDINQILYQVYNSRRIHAYETAFPKLFTDSSYIEAEKEIDSSDSESRASSLFTDRTSLVWDDDDEAEGESKEIDQDDQEELSSYLIWLAKVGGEKSGPLGQMQGIFELDADCNVILQGRIGQGFYGEVYKGLLERDNKDAEPQQVAVKKLKTQALEADLRDFEREISIMKTLKHENVVEILGVISEPEVCLVMEFVKHGSLQSYLAINRETLTHRKLLGFALDIATGMDYLGRKSIVHRDLAARNILVASENRVKISDFGLAQVTGINDYYILQTNRDLPIKWYAPESLRDGKFSPRSDVWSFGVTMYETFGFGDEPRVPGVGDGGNSEGSAELLEALERGSRLPCPPTCPQAVYVKLMYPCWQLQSHERPDFSTLCNDIQDLLTQY, encoded by the exons ATGGAAGAGAAAAACGTAGTGTCAGTTAACTTGGCCACCGATGCGAAGGGTGTAATTATTCCATGTACTGTTGAATGGACCGCAGAAGATTTGTGCATCAAG GTCTGCAAGCAAATTGGTATCGGTCCAGTCGCAAGGCACTTGTTTGCACTTAGGAATCGATCCACCAAGTTATGGTGTGCTTCTGGTcagaaattggaaattaaaGATAAATTGAAACTTGACTTCAGGCTGAGGTTCAAACCGTCGAGTATACAGAGGCTTAAACAAATCGATATCAAAGcctatgattattattttctccaaGCTCGTACCGATGTCTTGGACAACAAGGTTTCAGAAATAGTTTATGAAAAACATAAACGTGAATTGATCGGATTGGGAGTCTGCGATATGTACAG AGTGATGCTAGAGAAAGATATACCAAGAGAGATTGTGGAATCCGATTATAAGAAATACATTCCCAAGGAATGCCTAAAGCGTCATTCGTTCTTTGTAAAGAAACCCATTCACAATGCTTTGGTTAGATTATCTGGTCACGACGCTGCTTATGTGAAGGACCAGTATTTAAATCAGTTGGAATGCATGGCTCCAGATTATTTGTTGGAAGAATATAAGGCTTTGATGGACAGGGGTATACCTAATCCTCCGCAAAAAGTTTTACTCCGAATTAATTCTAAGGAAGTCAAGTATACTGACATGGAAAATAACATTGAGGATACTTTGTGTGCCATAGAGGACCTCTGCTTTATTTCAATCAG gCACGATGGAACAGTAGAAATATCTCGAAAGAATGGGATTCCTACCTATTTGAAGTTTGGTACAAATGCGCTCTTACTATCATTCGTTTCTGGATTGGATGGATATTATCGTTTGGCCATTAAGTGGACATTTAATTTATGTAGAGACCTCATAACGCCAAGTTTGCAAAAGCTTCATAAAATGAAATGTCATGGACCTGTAGG CGGTGAGTTTTCGTATGCAAAACTGGAAGAGAAACGTAGTAATCGACCCGGTACATTTGTTCTGAGAGAAAGTGAAACGAAATATAACGTATTTTACTTGGATGTATGTGGTAAAGACAGCAAGCCACGAACAAGAAAGATTGAACAACTGGGACCTgacgaatttattttatccGATAGCGTGCAAAGGTATACGTCTCTTGCGCAGTTAGTCGCCGCTCATCAAGACCCTGAAAATCAACTTTACCTCCGTGAATGCCTACCGCCTTCAGAATATG ATAAATCGCCATTATTGATTTGTGCCAGTGAAAGTGGCGTGAGTGATGTAGTTGCTGACGAAGAGTTAGTGACTGAGCTTTTGAAAGACGGTCCACGTTGCATTCCACCTCAGGAGTTACAGGTATACAAAGCACAACCTTTTCGTAAACACTATGAGTTAACATCCGAATCGAAAACACCGGCGATTACTTCATACCGAGCAATGTGGAGAATAGCTAAAGGCAAAAAACTTGGAGTTGccataaaaattcttgaaGAAGAAGAGTCGGGAATGACTCGAGAATTTTTCCAACTGGCTGGAAAATGGGGTCAGCTTAGATCGACAGCAATAGCTCG GTTGTATGGACTGATGCTTGCACCAGCTGTTGGAATGGTACTGGAACTAGTGCGATATGGTCCGCTCGATGTATATTTACAAACACACGCTTCAACGCAAACAATTAAAACTGTTGATATGGTGGAAGCAGCCGCATGTCTTGCCACAGCTCTGTGGCATTTG GAGGAAAACGGAGTTGTGCATGGTAATATCAGGTGCCGAAAGCTTTTGGTACACACGCATAATGCGAATAGTTTGGTAGTAAAATTAGCAGACCCAGGCCTGTTTAGCTACACACAAGCAGA TGTTCATTGGCTGCCACCCGAATGTTATGGCAATGCGGAATTAGCTAAGCGTAGTTCACAGGCAGATGTTTGGGCTCTGGCAACCACCTTCTGGCAGATTTTCTCCCGTGGTGCGCCTATACCTCCCCACAAAGACATTGATTCTGTAAAAAGG TACTATTCAAGCGGCAAACGATTGCCTATGCCATCTGGCTGTCCAGCTGAAGTTTATAAACTAATGCTTGAGTGTTGGGGGGAGGGTGGTGGATCTAGAAAACAACCACAAGCAGTAATGCGAGATATTAATCAGATTTTGTACCAAGTGTATAATTCGAGGAGAATTCACGCTTACGAAACTGCATTTCCTAAACTCTTCACTGACTCCAGTTACATCGAGGCAGAGAAAGAGATCGATTCATCTGACAGTGAGTCTCGGGCCAGTAGTCTATTTACTGATCGCACTAGTCTGGTCTGGGATGATGATGACGAAG CTGAAGGTGAATCGAAAGAAATTGATCAAGATGATCAAGAGGAGTTATCCTCGTATTTGATTTGGTTGGCTAAGGTAGGAGGTGAAAAAAGCGGACCTTTGGGACAAATGCAAGGCATTTTTGAACTGGACGCAGATTGCAATGTGATTCTTCAAGGACGTATAGGACAAGGTTTTTATGGAGAAGTATACAAAGGTTTGCTCGAAAGAGACAACAAAGATGCAGAGCCTCAGCAAGTCGCCGTTAAAAAACTCAAGACTCAAGCTTTGGAAGCAGACTTACGGGACTTTGAAAGAGAAATATCAATTATGAAG ACTCTGAAACATGAAAATGTCGTGGAAATTCTAGGAGTTATATCGGAGCCAGAAGTTTGCTTGGTAATGGAGTTTGTAAAGCATGGTTCACTGCAGAGTTACTTAGCGATAAACCGTGAGACATTGACGCATAGGAAATTGCTAGGCTTTGCCCTTGATATTGCAACAGGAATGGATTATTTAGGCCGTAAAAGTATTGTACACAGAGATTTGGCGGCTAGAAATATTCTTGTTGCTAGTGAAAATAGGGTAAAAATTAGTGATTTCGGATTAGCACAAGTAACTGGAATAAACGATTACTATATTCTTCAGACAAACAGGGATCTTCCCATAAAATG GTATGCGCCAGAGAGTTTAAGGGATGGAAAGTTCTCGCCAAGGTCAGATGTTTGGTCTTTTGGAGTGACGATGTACGAGACATTCGGCTTTGGAGACGAGCCTCGAGTACCTGGAGTTGGGGATGGTGGAAACTCTGAAGGTAGCGCCGAACTATTAGAGGCGCTAGAGAGAGGT
- the LOC124182474 gene encoding tyrosine-protein kinase hopscotch isoform X2, giving the protein MEEKNVVSVNLATDAKGVIIPCTVEWTAEDLCIKVCKQIGIGPVARHLFALRNRSTKLWCASGQKLEIKDKLKLDFRLRFKPSSIQRLKQIDIKAYDYYFLQARTDVLDNKVSEIVYEKHKRELIGLGVCDMYRVMLEKDIPREIVESDYKKYIPKECLKRHSFFVKKPIHNALVRLSGHDAAYVKDQYLNQLECMAPDYLLEEYKALMDRGIPNPPQKVLLRINSKEVKYTDMENNIEDTLCAIEDLCFISIRHDGTVEISRKNGIPTYLKFGTNALLLSFVSGLDGYYRLAIKWTFNLCRDLITPSLQKLHKMKCHGPVGGEFSYAKLEEKRSNRPGTFVLRESETKYNVFYLDVCGKDSKPRTRKIEQLGPDEFILSDSVQRYTSLAQLVAAHQDPENQLYLRECLPPSEYDKSPLLICASESGVSDVVADEELVTELLKDGPRCIPPQELQVYKAQPFRKHYELTSESKTPAITSYRAMWRIAKGKKLGVAIKILEEEESGMTREFFQLAGKWGQLRSTAIARLYGLMLAPAVGMVLELVRYGPLDVYLQTHASTQTIKTVDMVEAAACLATALWHLEENGVVHGNIRCRKLLVHTHNANSLVVKLADPGLFSYTQADVHWLPPECYGNAELAKRSSQADVWALATTFWQIFSRGAPIPPHKDIDSVKRYYSSGKRLPMPSGCPAEVYKLMLECWGEGGGSRKQPQAVMRDINQILYQVYNSRRIHAYETAFPKLFTDSSYIEAEKEIDSSDSESRASSLFTDRTSLVWDDDDEAEGESKEIDQDDQEELSSYLIWLAKVGGEKSGPLGQMQGIFELDADCNVILQGRIGQGFYGEVYKGLLERDNKDAEPQQVAVKKLKTQALEADLRDFEREISIMKELYRSQKFAW; this is encoded by the exons ATGGAAGAGAAAAACGTAGTGTCAGTTAACTTGGCCACCGATGCGAAGGGTGTAATTATTCCATGTACTGTTGAATGGACCGCAGAAGATTTGTGCATCAAG GTCTGCAAGCAAATTGGTATCGGTCCAGTCGCAAGGCACTTGTTTGCACTTAGGAATCGATCCACCAAGTTATGGTGTGCTTCTGGTcagaaattggaaattaaaGATAAATTGAAACTTGACTTCAGGCTGAGGTTCAAACCGTCGAGTATACAGAGGCTTAAACAAATCGATATCAAAGcctatgattattattttctccaaGCTCGTACCGATGTCTTGGACAACAAGGTTTCAGAAATAGTTTATGAAAAACATAAACGTGAATTGATCGGATTGGGAGTCTGCGATATGTACAG AGTGATGCTAGAGAAAGATATACCAAGAGAGATTGTGGAATCCGATTATAAGAAATACATTCCCAAGGAATGCCTAAAGCGTCATTCGTTCTTTGTAAAGAAACCCATTCACAATGCTTTGGTTAGATTATCTGGTCACGACGCTGCTTATGTGAAGGACCAGTATTTAAATCAGTTGGAATGCATGGCTCCAGATTATTTGTTGGAAGAATATAAGGCTTTGATGGACAGGGGTATACCTAATCCTCCGCAAAAAGTTTTACTCCGAATTAATTCTAAGGAAGTCAAGTATACTGACATGGAAAATAACATTGAGGATACTTTGTGTGCCATAGAGGACCTCTGCTTTATTTCAATCAG gCACGATGGAACAGTAGAAATATCTCGAAAGAATGGGATTCCTACCTATTTGAAGTTTGGTACAAATGCGCTCTTACTATCATTCGTTTCTGGATTGGATGGATATTATCGTTTGGCCATTAAGTGGACATTTAATTTATGTAGAGACCTCATAACGCCAAGTTTGCAAAAGCTTCATAAAATGAAATGTCATGGACCTGTAGG CGGTGAGTTTTCGTATGCAAAACTGGAAGAGAAACGTAGTAATCGACCCGGTACATTTGTTCTGAGAGAAAGTGAAACGAAATATAACGTATTTTACTTGGATGTATGTGGTAAAGACAGCAAGCCACGAACAAGAAAGATTGAACAACTGGGACCTgacgaatttattttatccGATAGCGTGCAAAGGTATACGTCTCTTGCGCAGTTAGTCGCCGCTCATCAAGACCCTGAAAATCAACTTTACCTCCGTGAATGCCTACCGCCTTCAGAATATG ATAAATCGCCATTATTGATTTGTGCCAGTGAAAGTGGCGTGAGTGATGTAGTTGCTGACGAAGAGTTAGTGACTGAGCTTTTGAAAGACGGTCCACGTTGCATTCCACCTCAGGAGTTACAGGTATACAAAGCACAACCTTTTCGTAAACACTATGAGTTAACATCCGAATCGAAAACACCGGCGATTACTTCATACCGAGCAATGTGGAGAATAGCTAAAGGCAAAAAACTTGGAGTTGccataaaaattcttgaaGAAGAAGAGTCGGGAATGACTCGAGAATTTTTCCAACTGGCTGGAAAATGGGGTCAGCTTAGATCGACAGCAATAGCTCG GTTGTATGGACTGATGCTTGCACCAGCTGTTGGAATGGTACTGGAACTAGTGCGATATGGTCCGCTCGATGTATATTTACAAACACACGCTTCAACGCAAACAATTAAAACTGTTGATATGGTGGAAGCAGCCGCATGTCTTGCCACAGCTCTGTGGCATTTG GAGGAAAACGGAGTTGTGCATGGTAATATCAGGTGCCGAAAGCTTTTGGTACACACGCATAATGCGAATAGTTTGGTAGTAAAATTAGCAGACCCAGGCCTGTTTAGCTACACACAAGCAGA TGTTCATTGGCTGCCACCCGAATGTTATGGCAATGCGGAATTAGCTAAGCGTAGTTCACAGGCAGATGTTTGGGCTCTGGCAACCACCTTCTGGCAGATTTTCTCCCGTGGTGCGCCTATACCTCCCCACAAAGACATTGATTCTGTAAAAAGG TACTATTCAAGCGGCAAACGATTGCCTATGCCATCTGGCTGTCCAGCTGAAGTTTATAAACTAATGCTTGAGTGTTGGGGGGAGGGTGGTGGATCTAGAAAACAACCACAAGCAGTAATGCGAGATATTAATCAGATTTTGTACCAAGTGTATAATTCGAGGAGAATTCACGCTTACGAAACTGCATTTCCTAAACTCTTCACTGACTCCAGTTACATCGAGGCAGAGAAAGAGATCGATTCATCTGACAGTGAGTCTCGGGCCAGTAGTCTATTTACTGATCGCACTAGTCTGGTCTGGGATGATGATGACGAAG CTGAAGGTGAATCGAAAGAAATTGATCAAGATGATCAAGAGGAGTTATCCTCGTATTTGATTTGGTTGGCTAAGGTAGGAGGTGAAAAAAGCGGACCTTTGGGACAAATGCAAGGCATTTTTGAACTGGACGCAGATTGCAATGTGATTCTTCAAGGACGTATAGGACAAGGTTTTTATGGAGAAGTATACAAAGGTTTGCTCGAAAGAGACAACAAAGATGCAGAGCCTCAGCAAGTCGCCGTTAAAAAACTCAAGACTCAAGCTTTGGAAGCAGACTTACGGGACTTTGAAAGAGAAATATCAATTATGAAG GAGTTATATCGGAGCCAGAAGTTTGCTTGGTAA
- the LOC124183189 gene encoding proteasome subunit alpha type-4, which translates to MARRYDTRTTIFSPEGRLYQVEYAMEAISHAGTCLGILANDGILLAAERRNTNKLLDEVFFSEKIYKLNEDMVCSVAGVTSDANVLTNELRLIGQRYLLQYGEAIPCEQLVSWLCDVKQAYTQYGGKRPFGVSILYMGWDRHYGYQLYQSDPSGNYSGWKATCIGNNSAAAVSSLKQEYQEGETTLKDAMALAIKVLSKTLDMTKLSSDKVEMATLTREDGKTKTRILPASEVEALIAEHDRLEAIAEQAKKEKQKL; encoded by the exons ATG GCTCGCCGGTATGATACCAGGACAACTATATTCTCGCCAGAGGGTCGGCTATACCAGGTGGAATATGCAATGGAAGCTATAAGTCACGCTGGTACTTGTTTAGGAATTCTGGCCAATGACGGAATCTTACTAGCCGCAGAAAGAAGGAACACCAACAAGCTGTTGGATGAAGTATTTTTCTcagaaaaaatctataaacTAAATGAGGATATGGTTTGCTCCGTTGCTGGAGTTACGTCTGATGCAAACGTTCTCACTAACGAGCTCCGCTTAATTGGTCAAAGATATCTTCTTCAATACGGTGAAGCCATTCCTTGTGAGCAACTGGTTTCTTGGCTTTGTGATGTCAAACAAGCTTACACTCAGTACGGAGGTAAAAGACCGTTCGGAGTTTCCATACTCTACATGGGCTGGGATCGGCATTACGGATATCAGCTCTACCAGTCAGATCCTAGTGGCAATTACAGCGGGTGGAAAGCTACCTGTATTGGTAACAATTCGGCAGCAGCTGTATCTTCTCTTAAACAGGAATATCAGGAGGGAGAAACTACTCTGAAAGATGCAATGGCTCTTGCGATTAAAGTTCTCTCAAAAACTCTAGATATGACTAAACTCTCCTCTGACAAAG TTGAGATGGCAACTCTAACTCGCGAAGATGGAAAAACAAAGACCCGTATTCTACCAGCATCTGAAGTGGAGGCATTGATTGCTGAACACGATCGACTAGAAGCAATTGCTGAACAGGCAAAGAAGGAAAAGCAAAAACTGTAA